Proteins encoded by one window of Venturia canescens isolate UGA chromosome 2, ASM1945775v1, whole genome shotgun sequence:
- the LOC122407304 gene encoding uncharacterized protein: MAGYEYLNLVCVFLLTVNSIVALERYTEYPMERKEICDPLGKKRSILLSSDPNSAVIVRPMHTFEHWHVQTDKQCRFVFKAHKGEHLFTVIQNMSLRRNGTECMDYIKFKRRDGHTTCKFCGQIDRRKVTYRPMQEECSTWNDGSDTQLYRDFTEFDLEGEIETTIFISKTPLEKNQTLDLTIVYTPYKNCEKIKENREKYKSLTDENLCLWTKYFCDGIVNCPEEVCLDEENCEKLYDIVSNGTGTKVTIGAVTTMILCFIIFIMGLWMCRKNKRLCWSSDCAGPSGQDNRLSRIEREAAGSANQPVVVDPMLQVATAPSVLDKDLPPSYDSLFPEQSNPPTT, encoded by the exons ATCCcatggaaagaaaagaaatttgtgATCCACTGGGTAAGAAACGCTCAATTCTACTATCGAGTGATCCTAACTCTGCTGTGATTGTTCGGCCTATGCACACTTTTGAACATTGGCATGTGCAAACCGACAAACAATGCAGATTTGTGTTCAAAGCTCATAAAGGTGAGCATTTGTTCACAGTTATACAAAATATGTCTCTGAGAAGGAATGGAACCGAATGCATGGATTACATCAAg ttTAAACGAAGAGACGGACACACAACCTGCAAGTTTTGCGGACAGATAGATCGAAGAAAAGTAACTTACCGACCTATGCAGGAAGAATGCTCCACTTGGAATGATGGATCCGACACCCAACTTTATCGAGATTTTACTGAATTCGACCTCGAAGGAGAAATTGAAACGACCATATTCATCTCGAAAACTCCATTAGAGAAAAATCAGACTCTTGATCTTACCATCGTCTATACTCCgtacaaaa ACTGTGAGAAAATCAAGGAAAATCGTGAGAAATACAAATCCTTAACGGATGAGAATTTGTGTTTatggacaaaatatttttgcgaTGGAATTGTAAACTGTCCTGAAGAGGTATGCCTTGAcgaagaaaattgcgaaaagctCTACGATATTGTGAGCAACGGTACAGGAACCAAAGTGACGATAGGAGCCGTGACGACTATGATATTATGTTTTATCATATTCATAATGGGATTGTGGAtgtgtcgaaaaaataaaagattgtGCTGGTCCTCCGATTGCGCTGGACCCAGTGGTCAAGACAACAGATTGTCAAGGATAGAGCGCGAGGCGGCTGGTTCTGCAAATCAGCCAGTAGTCGTCGATCCGATGCTTCAAGTTGCCACTGCACCCTCAGTTTTGGACAAAGATTTGCCGCCTAGCTACGACTCCTTATTTCCCGAGCAATCGAATCCACCTACTACTTAA